ttcatgGCGGATAGTTGGTTGGTTTCAGCACGAAATCTTTCAATTTTCCtgccaaaaaaaattggcGCTTGTAATATTGTAGCTGTAATTGTGAGATTAATTACTGCATTTGGGATTCTATTAAATAGTGGAAACGGCAGTTCAATCGAATTAAAGAATAAACAAGCACAATAATACtcattcaaattaaacactataaaataatttaaacacACATTATTCATATTCATTAAGTTATAATTCACTCACAACAAACTTAATCAATTCTCTAAAACCAACAAGTGGGACTTTGACACTCTACTTGAGAATAACTACCTATTTAAACTGaacactataaaatgattAAGCAGACGTGATTCATattctacaaacttatttcactcacaacACACTCAACAAATCTATTAAAACCGACAACTGGGACTTCTATTCgaaaacagagggagtagtaatcaAACGAATGCATGATCGTAGTCATGGCATATGAAAGTTTTGTGGATGAAATGGGACAGCCATTTTGAAGCCAAAAAGCTCAGCACAGCCACTGAAGCCACAGAATACCTTGCAGCGGTGGAGATTGCACCATGTTTGGCTGTGGCTACGGCTGCAGTCGAAGCAATCGAGACAATTTGAAGGGCTGTCACTAGCGCGTTGAGACGCTTATACGCTGCGCTGCAGCTGCTGCAACCCACAGTGTGAGTCCAGTACCTGATTAGGCAATTGAGCACACAATATAGTCACTTTCTATCAAGAACAACCAACTCAGTCTCATCATATTAATTTAGTGAATTATCTTTTCTAAATGTAGAAATATTGTACCATATTATTTACTTAGAATATTAAGTTTTagtgaatgataaaatatagtagtaattaaaaatagtaaagtatgattcaaatttaatgtagagtattatacataaaatttgaaaattattactcccttcgtcccgcttaagatgacacgttttcctttttagtttgtcccaattaagatgacatatttccttttttggtaactttctctcttcaattaatacactcaaccattttttctcactcctattaaaatatatctttctttatctctctactttaatacttacactcaccttctctctctccaattaaacacttaaacctataactcctaaaaccccgtgccggctaagcaatgtgtcatcttagccgggacggagggagtactaatttataagatactccctccgttccacatttggagtcacttattgttatggctcgggttttaagaaagagttaaagtgtgtaataaatgaagtgagatggtggagtgtgtaataaatgaagtgagatgatagagttggttgaaggtgggtctcttttgacttttgatttttgttttggtttattttaatgtagctaatgacattttgatgtaattttgatgaataatggggtaaaattgtataaccaaataaggaaaattctaaaagtgactcttaaattGGGAcagacttttatggcaaaaaatAACTCTTAATCTGGGACTGAGAGGgtatatgattaaatttatgtatataagaatattttaagttcataatatctcatcacaaaataattttttcaaataatgccAAAATTTCCTCTAAACCGATTCAATTGGTTGGCGATTCACGGTCAAACCGGTCAATTTTTTACTGGTTTAAATGTGCAAACCAGACCGGACCAAGTACCATTCACGAAAGAACCGATTGAACTAGTTGGTCCAGTCCGATTTTTAACGATGTACCTGTCGAAGAGCTGCTCTCTTGGAGGAGTTGGCGGAAGCTCTCCGGTGTatttatctctccaattaacTTGTGCGCCGCCGTACTTGTTCAGCCACCTTCTAAACGCCACGACAAGGGCGTCGGACTTTGTCGGAACATAGCAAGATTTATGCCAGTTGAGGGCCCCAACATTTCTTAACTTTCTTTCCTAACAAGGCATGAAACACACATTGTTCTCATACATAACATTTTTGGCATCAAACAATAACCTCATCGTGTATAGTAACATAAGGGCAATTCACCTCCATGTGAAGAAGATAGAGATCTGAATCAAGAATCAAGTTCTGCAGAATGTGATGCATCCAACGCGGGACAATTCGATGCATGCGGACGCCAAAGTTCCTAGGAATCGCGTAGATCAGCCTGCTATGGCCCGGACTAACCGGGACGCAGTAGAAAACAAGCATAGCTTTTTTCTCCGGGGGAACGGGGAAAAACACCACCTACACTAACAAATAATGTCGGAACATTGTACACAAACAAGCTGTATATATAGACGGACGATGAAACACAACTAAGATGGTTTCCATCCAACCAATAGGTCGAGGATTCATTAAGGTAAATGGGAACTATTATTAATCATCTTTAAAAAAGCAAACTGCTAGAAATgtatgaaaaaagaaaatatatatcgAATATCGACCACCTCGGATGATGTCTTGTTAGTGATCTGGCCTTTTTTTGGCGCGGAGTAGCCGTATAATAGGCAAGGCGCAACGAAGTTGTTCTCCCCGAATATTTGCTTCGAAGTGAAGCCATTTACATCCACTTTATGCACACTCATTTCTAGTGGTCTCCCTCCTTCTCTATCGGCCTTCAAAGTGCATGATATATTATGTTATGTCAGCAATACGATACTCACACATATATTGATATACAGGAATGTCAATGCAATCCAAAACCAGTCAGCTTCAgtgataatttgataaaataaataactatccaaaaaaattatctctACAATTTATAATGTGTgtatgtttcatttctaaaacttaCTCCAttatgtagtactataaaattaattgaattgaaatgtGTTTAAGTTTATACGTTGTCGTATAATTAATACCTTTAATTTTcgtaaaatattactccacaaatttaattttaatatatactagCTTTCCTTTTATTAGACTAATGGCTAACTCGAAAATTGAACATTCAAAACAATGCAAAATGCATGGATTTAATTTACTTATCTCTTGGGCACTTGTTCTGTCTCCATCACGCCATAATGTGCATATGCAACATGAGCAGGGTCCATAAGATTTTCAATCAGGATTTCATACCTGAAATTTAAATACAcaacgataaaaaaaatataactaaagaacaaaatgaaagatttTCAGTAcaaaagtggagaaagagtGTTATCAGCATTACCCGTAGCCTATTTCCCTTGATGTCATCGCGTAGGCAAAGGATGGATCGTCGAGTTCTGGGATGTAATGCGGCTTCTTCGTTGAATATATTTCCTTATACTGCGGATCCGGATTTGGCCAGAACCAAACAATGCCGTTTTGAACACAACTGGGATAAACGGTCACACACGCCTTCTTAGACGTGTGGACCTGCAAAAACGTTGCGTATACGCTTTAATATTGGTGCAATTAGAGTTAACGAAGGTGTAAAATTCACAATCTTGGAACGACTTGAAATTCGTACAAAACTTCGActgaaaaacaattttatggatttattttaatttccgTAATTTCCTACTATTCCATTTCCTACAAATGGTGAGAAAAACTGTTTTTACGATCCgttttttgatttaattttttcaaaagcTAAGGTTGTTTATAAGTCTCTATCAGTTTGGTTTGGCAGACACACTAAATGAGGAGGCACTCCCAACctctaatataattttattttcattttctattgtcgaatttgttggaaattatCTTCACCAATTACTAAGTTGACGAGACCAAATCACTAAAAATGCCTGAAAAGGGAACAATAAGCAATTGAGACTTGCAATTGCGAACAtactaaaatagcaaaatgcgATATGTAgcagtataaatttttttaaatgttaagcTCAATAAGTCCGAAATGGCAAAAATGGGTTATTGTATGGCGGACAAAGTAAGTAATTTTTACGTTAACATAAtcctctctatatatatatacttcctccgcccccacgttacttgacttcttttgaaaaaataaaataaatagttaaagtgaagagaaaacaaagtaaaaaagaaaatactatagctaagactcttctctacaatattattctctctcttacttttctttctcttcactttaattatttattactccctccgtcccgcttaagatgacacgttttcctttttagtttgtcccaactaagatgacacatttccttttttggtaaccttctctctccaattaatacactcaaccactttttctcactcctattaaaatattcatctatcttcatctctctactttaatacctacacccaccttctctctctccaattaaacactttaaccaataactcctaaaatctcgtgccggctaagcaatgtgtcatcttagccgggacggagggagtattattttttcaaaacgagtgcaaaaaagaaatgtctcaagTAACGTGACACAATCTTTAAAAGACCACTAGAACTCACCGGAGGGCCGTCGCGCGGCGCCTGAGGGATGAATTTGTAGTCGCCGGCGCCACCAAAGCACCAGCCGTGGTAAACACACTGCAGCCTCCCCCACTGATCGATCCTCCCCTCCGAAAGCGGCGCCAACCGATGAGGGCAACTATCATCGAACACCTTCCACGCATTCTCGTTCCGATCCCACCACACCACCAAATCAATCCCCATCACCTTCTTCGCGTGCGGCCTCCTCTTGTCCAGATCGCACACCGCCCACACCGGGTACCACTGCTCGTACCACTCGAATCTCTCCGCCTCGGACGCTTCTTCCGGCGCCGCAGATTCTGTTTCCGCCGGGGCCGGAGAAACCGCAGGGAgtgttttgaaatttgatcTCAGGATATGTGGCGTGATTCGGTGACATGATGGGATTTTCGAAAGGGGTTTTGGGAGAGTGTTTGTGGGAATTCGAGGCTGGCGGTGAAATGGTGATCGGAAAgacgaagacgaagaagaagatattAGAGAATCCATGATGGAGTACATACATACACACACTAAGGCATTGGttctattaaataaaagtCGAATACTAGCGGTGTCCAGTATTGAATTAAGCATTTTCTattcggcacaagattttatacaGTTTTGTG
The nucleotide sequence above comes from Salvia hispanica cultivar TCC Black 2014 chromosome 5, UniMelb_Shisp_WGS_1.0, whole genome shotgun sequence. Encoded proteins:
- the LOC125190068 gene encoding protochlorophyllide-dependent translocon component 52, chloroplastic-like, translating into MDSLISSSSSSSFRSPFHRQPRIPTNTLPKPLSKIPSCHRITPHILRSNFKTLPAVSPAPAETESAAPEEASEAERFEWYEQWYPVWAVCDLDKRRPHAKKVMGIDLVVWWDRNENAWKVFDDSCPHRLAPLSEGRIDQWGRLQCVYHGWCFGGAGDYKFIPQAPRDGPPVHTSKKACVTVYPSCVQNGIVWFWPNPDPQYKEIYSTKKPHYIPELDDPSFAYAMTSREIGYGYEILIENLMDPAHVAYAHYGVMETEQVPKSLKADREGGRPLEMSVHKVDVNGFTSKQIFGENNFVAPCLLYGYSAPKKGQITNKTSSEVVFFPVPPEKKAMLVFYCVPVSPGHSRLIYAIPRNFGVRMHRIVPRWMHHILQNLILDSDLYLLHMEERKLRNVGALNWHKSCYVPTKSDALVVAFRRWLNKYGGAQVNWRDKYTGELPPTPPREQLFDRYWTHTVGCSSCSAAYKRLNALVTALQIVSIASTAAVATAKHGAISTAARYSVASVAVLSFLASKWLSHFIHKTFICHDYDHAFV